Proteins found in one Hyla sarda isolate aHylSar1 chromosome 7, aHylSar1.hap1, whole genome shotgun sequence genomic segment:
- the LOC130282875 gene encoding zinc finger protein 436-like isoform X1, which produces MVHSLHGPASMDKDRHNIRESLLHISLDIISLLTGQDYTLVKKTSSESVIPGNHSGPPPKSQIYERDNEQKILDLTNKIIELLTGEVPIRCQDVSIHLSMEEWMYLEGHKNVYNDVLIKNHHPIHSPDLEYFKLRSPYSLLHENMIFSLTDPPWINKKMTERILSITLEIIYLLGGENYTLVRKTSSECVTVRNHPSVSGGWSKTQSPITEPSSHSLVYEGNNEQKILELTNQITELLTGEVPVRYQDVTVYLSMEEWEYLEGHKNLYKDVIMENNQDHTSLDAPDKKIPLERSPSPLYSEHCTEENHGVPEDQVEDLIDIKVEIVESEEETYMMCDQEFEEEEIPTDISTANNTECSAGLSQDSTIEHNININQASLRENSITVIPQRPLGTPHPLPDARNNREVSTEKSHAVTQRTGPQFICSECGKCFTRSNLFKYESAHTGQIHFLCNTCDKSVVQKARLGEQLIRTVGKPFSCSTCGKCFALKAILFRHQKIHSSERPLTCEECGKSFPYKSSLLEHQRFHTGLKPYSCAECGKSFTRKRVLVEHQLIHTGEKPFPCLECGKFYARKSQLEIHQRSHTGERPFTCQECGKCFTQRSHLVKHQRIHKGEKPFLCLECGKWFTKKSNLVEHQKIHTGQNLFSCPECAKCFTRKSVLADHQRIHSGEKPFTCVDCGKCFNQKSALVRHQKIHTKEKSYSCLECGQCFTCKIQLKIHKRLHTGEKVFTCLECERCFIHQSDLVRHVRTHTGEKMSSYSDHVKPEDNFDIIESSNKEGTSFSC; this is translated from the exons ATGGTCCACTCCCTGCATGGTCCAGCAAGCATGGACAAGGACAGACACAACATAAGGGAGAGCCTCCTTCACATCAGCCTGGATATTATCAGCTTGTTGACAGgacag GATTACACATTAGTAAAGAAGACATCTAGTGAGAGTGTGATTCCTGGGAACCACTCCGGTCCCCCACCTAAGTCCCAGATATATGAGAGAGACAATGAGCAGAAGATCCTAGATCTCACTAACAAGATCATTGAGCTTCTGACTGGTGAG gttcccataaggtgtcaggatgtctcTATCCATTTATCTATGGAGGAGTGGATGTATTTAGAAGGACACAAAAATGTCTACAATGATGTGTTGATAAAGAACCaccatcctatccattcaccag ATTTAGAATATTTCAAGTTAAGGTCTCCTTACAGTCTCCTACATGAAAATATGATCTTTTCCCTGACTGACCCACCATGGATAAACAAGAAAATGACTGAGAGAATATTAAGCATCACTTTGGAAATCATCTACCTGTTGGGTGGAGAG AATTACACATTAGTTAGGAAGACATCTAGTGAATGTGTAACCGTTAGAAACCATCCCAGtgtgtcaggaggatggagcaaGACCCAGAGCCCTATCACAGAGCCTTCATCTCACTCACTTGTATATGAGGGAAACAATGAGCAGAAGATCCTAGAGCTTACCAACCagatcactgagctgctgactggagag gttcctgtAAGGTATCAGGATGTCACTGTTTatctctccatggaggagtgggaataTTTAGAAGGACACAAGAATCTCTACAAGGATGTCATCATGGAGAACAACCAGGACCACACATCACTGG ATGCCCCGGATAAGAAAATTCCCCTAGAGAGAAGCCCCAGTCCTCTGTATTCGGAGCATTGCACAGAGGAAAATCACGGTGTCCCAGAGGATCAG GTAGAAGATCTTATTGATATTAAAGTTGAAATTGTAGAAAGTGAAGAAGAaacatatatgatgtgtgatcaaGAGTTTGAAGAGGAGGAAATTCCTACAGATATCAGCACTG cAAATAACACAGAGTGCTCAGCAGGATTGTCACAAGATAGCACAATCGAACATAATATTAACATAAATCAAGCTTCTTTAAGAGAAAACtccataactgtaataccacaaAGACCTCTTGGGACACCACATCCTTTACCTGATGCCCGTAATAATCGGGAAGTGTCTACAGAGAAGTCACATGCTGTTACACAAAGAACAGGCCCGCAGTTTATATGTtctgaatgtggaaaatgttttacacgTTCCAATCTTTTTAAATATGAGTCAGCTCATACAGGAcagatacattttttatgtaatacCTGCGACAAATCCGTAGTACAAAAAGCACGTCTTGGGGAACAGCTTATTCGAACAGTTGGCAAACCATTTTCTTGTTCTACATGCGGAAAGTGTTTTGCTCTAAAGGCCATTCTTTTTAGACATCAAAAAATTCACTCTTCTGAAAGACCGCTTACCTGTGAAGAATGTGGTAAATCGTTTCCTTATAAATCAAGTCTTCTAGAACATCAGAGATTTCACACGGGTCTGAAGCCGTAttcctgtgcagaatgtgggaagtcATTTACTAGAAAACGTGTTCTTGTTGAACATCAGCtaattcacacaggggaaaagccattcCCATGTTTGGAGTGTGGTAAATTTTATGCACGTAAAAGTCAGCTTGAGATACATCaaagaagtcacacaggggaaagACCGTTTACATGCcaggaatgtggaaaatgttttactcagagatCACATCTTGtcaaacatcaaagaattcataaaggagagaagccatttttatgtttggAATGTGGAAAATGGtttactaagaaatcaaatcttgttgaacatcagaaaATACACACAGGGCAGAATcttttttcatgtccagaatgtgcaAAATGTTTTACTAGAAAATCCGTTCTTGCTGATCATCAGAGAATTCATTCAGGAGAGAAGCCGTTTACATGTGTAgactgtggaaaatgttttaaccAGAAGTCCGCTCTTGTTAGGCATCagaaaatacacacaaaggaGAAGTCCTATTCATGTTTGGAATGTGGGCAGTGTTTTACGTGTAAAATTCAGCTTAAAATACATAAGAGATTGCACACAGGAGAAAAGGTGTTCACCTGTTTGGAATGTGAGAGATGTTTCATTCATCAGTCTGATCTTGTAAGACatgtgagaactcacacaggagagaagatgTCTTCTTATTCAGACCATGTTAAACCAGAAGATAATTTTGATATTATTGAAAGCAGCAACAAAGAGGGGACTTCATTTTCATGTTAA
- the LOC130282875 gene encoding zinc finger protein 436-like isoform X2 has protein sequence MVHSLHGPASMDKDRHNIRESLLHISLDIISLLTGQDYTLVKKTSSESVIPGNHSGPPPKSQIYERDNEQKILDLTNKIIELLTGEVPIRCQDVSIHLSMEEWMYLEGHKNVYNDVLIKNHHPIHSPDLEYFKLRSPYSLLHENMIFSLTDPPWINKKMTERILSITLEIIYLLGGENYTLVRKTSSECVTVRNHPSVSGGWSKTQSPITEPSSHSLVYEGNNEQKILELTNQITELLTGEEWEYLEGHKNLYKDVIMENNQDHTSLDAPDKKIPLERSPSPLYSEHCTEENHGVPEDQVEDLIDIKVEIVESEEETYMMCDQEFEEEEIPTDISTANNTECSAGLSQDSTIEHNININQASLRENSITVIPQRPLGTPHPLPDARNNREVSTEKSHAVTQRTGPQFICSECGKCFTRSNLFKYESAHTGQIHFLCNTCDKSVVQKARLGEQLIRTVGKPFSCSTCGKCFALKAILFRHQKIHSSERPLTCEECGKSFPYKSSLLEHQRFHTGLKPYSCAECGKSFTRKRVLVEHQLIHTGEKPFPCLECGKFYARKSQLEIHQRSHTGERPFTCQECGKCFTQRSHLVKHQRIHKGEKPFLCLECGKWFTKKSNLVEHQKIHTGQNLFSCPECAKCFTRKSVLADHQRIHSGEKPFTCVDCGKCFNQKSALVRHQKIHTKEKSYSCLECGQCFTCKIQLKIHKRLHTGEKVFTCLECERCFIHQSDLVRHVRTHTGEKMSSYSDHVKPEDNFDIIESSNKEGTSFSC, from the exons ATGGTCCACTCCCTGCATGGTCCAGCAAGCATGGACAAGGACAGACACAACATAAGGGAGAGCCTCCTTCACATCAGCCTGGATATTATCAGCTTGTTGACAGgacag GATTACACATTAGTAAAGAAGACATCTAGTGAGAGTGTGATTCCTGGGAACCACTCCGGTCCCCCACCTAAGTCCCAGATATATGAGAGAGACAATGAGCAGAAGATCCTAGATCTCACTAACAAGATCATTGAGCTTCTGACTGGTGAG gttcccataaggtgtcaggatgtctcTATCCATTTATCTATGGAGGAGTGGATGTATTTAGAAGGACACAAAAATGTCTACAATGATGTGTTGATAAAGAACCaccatcctatccattcaccag ATTTAGAATATTTCAAGTTAAGGTCTCCTTACAGTCTCCTACATGAAAATATGATCTTTTCCCTGACTGACCCACCATGGATAAACAAGAAAATGACTGAGAGAATATTAAGCATCACTTTGGAAATCATCTACCTGTTGGGTGGAGAG AATTACACATTAGTTAGGAAGACATCTAGTGAATGTGTAACCGTTAGAAACCATCCCAGtgtgtcaggaggatggagcaaGACCCAGAGCCCTATCACAGAGCCTTCATCTCACTCACTTGTATATGAGGGAAACAATGAGCAGAAGATCCTAGAGCTTACCAACCagatcactgagctgctgactggagag gagtgggaataTTTAGAAGGACACAAGAATCTCTACAAGGATGTCATCATGGAGAACAACCAGGACCACACATCACTGG ATGCCCCGGATAAGAAAATTCCCCTAGAGAGAAGCCCCAGTCCTCTGTATTCGGAGCATTGCACAGAGGAAAATCACGGTGTCCCAGAGGATCAG GTAGAAGATCTTATTGATATTAAAGTTGAAATTGTAGAAAGTGAAGAAGAaacatatatgatgtgtgatcaaGAGTTTGAAGAGGAGGAAATTCCTACAGATATCAGCACTG cAAATAACACAGAGTGCTCAGCAGGATTGTCACAAGATAGCACAATCGAACATAATATTAACATAAATCAAGCTTCTTTAAGAGAAAACtccataactgtaataccacaaAGACCTCTTGGGACACCACATCCTTTACCTGATGCCCGTAATAATCGGGAAGTGTCTACAGAGAAGTCACATGCTGTTACACAAAGAACAGGCCCGCAGTTTATATGTtctgaatgtggaaaatgttttacacgTTCCAATCTTTTTAAATATGAGTCAGCTCATACAGGAcagatacattttttatgtaatacCTGCGACAAATCCGTAGTACAAAAAGCACGTCTTGGGGAACAGCTTATTCGAACAGTTGGCAAACCATTTTCTTGTTCTACATGCGGAAAGTGTTTTGCTCTAAAGGCCATTCTTTTTAGACATCAAAAAATTCACTCTTCTGAAAGACCGCTTACCTGTGAAGAATGTGGTAAATCGTTTCCTTATAAATCAAGTCTTCTAGAACATCAGAGATTTCACACGGGTCTGAAGCCGTAttcctgtgcagaatgtgggaagtcATTTACTAGAAAACGTGTTCTTGTTGAACATCAGCtaattcacacaggggaaaagccattcCCATGTTTGGAGTGTGGTAAATTTTATGCACGTAAAAGTCAGCTTGAGATACATCaaagaagtcacacaggggaaagACCGTTTACATGCcaggaatgtggaaaatgttttactcagagatCACATCTTGtcaaacatcaaagaattcataaaggagagaagccatttttatgtttggAATGTGGAAAATGGtttactaagaaatcaaatcttgttgaacatcagaaaATACACACAGGGCAGAATcttttttcatgtccagaatgtgcaAAATGTTTTACTAGAAAATCCGTTCTTGCTGATCATCAGAGAATTCATTCAGGAGAGAAGCCGTTTACATGTGTAgactgtggaaaatgttttaaccAGAAGTCCGCTCTTGTTAGGCATCagaaaatacacacaaaggaGAAGTCCTATTCATGTTTGGAATGTGGGCAGTGTTTTACGTGTAAAATTCAGCTTAAAATACATAAGAGATTGCACACAGGAGAAAAGGTGTTCACCTGTTTGGAATGTGAGAGATGTTTCATTCATCAGTCTGATCTTGTAAGACatgtgagaactcacacaggagagaagatgTCTTCTTATTCAGACCATGTTAAACCAGAAGATAATTTTGATATTATTGAAAGCAGCAACAAAGAGGGGACTTCATTTTCATGTTAA
- the LOC130282875 gene encoding zinc finger protein 436-like isoform X3, which translates to MGMYGEACDYYTDTVHQRCGCLLEEAEFLHTLPLNDLEYFKLRSPYSLLHENMIFSLTDPPWINKKMTERILSITLEIIYLLGGENYTLVRKTSSECVTVRNHPSVSGGWSKTQSPITEPSSHSLVYEGNNEQKILELTNQITELLTGEVPVRYQDVTVYLSMEEWEYLEGHKNLYKDVIMENNQDHTSLDAPDKKIPLERSPSPLYSEHCTEENHGVPEDQVEDLIDIKVEIVESEEETYMMCDQEFEEEEIPTDISTANNTECSAGLSQDSTIEHNININQASLRENSITVIPQRPLGTPHPLPDARNNREVSTEKSHAVTQRTGPQFICSECGKCFTRSNLFKYESAHTGQIHFLCNTCDKSVVQKARLGEQLIRTVGKPFSCSTCGKCFALKAILFRHQKIHSSERPLTCEECGKSFPYKSSLLEHQRFHTGLKPYSCAECGKSFTRKRVLVEHQLIHTGEKPFPCLECGKFYARKSQLEIHQRSHTGERPFTCQECGKCFTQRSHLVKHQRIHKGEKPFLCLECGKWFTKKSNLVEHQKIHTGQNLFSCPECAKCFTRKSVLADHQRIHSGEKPFTCVDCGKCFNQKSALVRHQKIHTKEKSYSCLECGQCFTCKIQLKIHKRLHTGEKVFTCLECERCFIHQSDLVRHVRTHTGEKMSSYSDHVKPEDNFDIIESSNKEGTSFSC; encoded by the exons ATGGGAATGTATGGAGAAGCATGTGACTATTACACTGACACTGTCCACCAGCGCTGTGGATGTCTATTGGAGGAGGCCGAGTTCCTCCATACGCTGCCGTTAAATG ATTTAGAATATTTCAAGTTAAGGTCTCCTTACAGTCTCCTACATGAAAATATGATCTTTTCCCTGACTGACCCACCATGGATAAACAAGAAAATGACTGAGAGAATATTAAGCATCACTTTGGAAATCATCTACCTGTTGGGTGGAGAG AATTACACATTAGTTAGGAAGACATCTAGTGAATGTGTAACCGTTAGAAACCATCCCAGtgtgtcaggaggatggagcaaGACCCAGAGCCCTATCACAGAGCCTTCATCTCACTCACTTGTATATGAGGGAAACAATGAGCAGAAGATCCTAGAGCTTACCAACCagatcactgagctgctgactggagag gttcctgtAAGGTATCAGGATGTCACTGTTTatctctccatggaggagtgggaataTTTAGAAGGACACAAGAATCTCTACAAGGATGTCATCATGGAGAACAACCAGGACCACACATCACTGG ATGCCCCGGATAAGAAAATTCCCCTAGAGAGAAGCCCCAGTCCTCTGTATTCGGAGCATTGCACAGAGGAAAATCACGGTGTCCCAGAGGATCAG GTAGAAGATCTTATTGATATTAAAGTTGAAATTGTAGAAAGTGAAGAAGAaacatatatgatgtgtgatcaaGAGTTTGAAGAGGAGGAAATTCCTACAGATATCAGCACTG cAAATAACACAGAGTGCTCAGCAGGATTGTCACAAGATAGCACAATCGAACATAATATTAACATAAATCAAGCTTCTTTAAGAGAAAACtccataactgtaataccacaaAGACCTCTTGGGACACCACATCCTTTACCTGATGCCCGTAATAATCGGGAAGTGTCTACAGAGAAGTCACATGCTGTTACACAAAGAACAGGCCCGCAGTTTATATGTtctgaatgtggaaaatgttttacacgTTCCAATCTTTTTAAATATGAGTCAGCTCATACAGGAcagatacattttttatgtaatacCTGCGACAAATCCGTAGTACAAAAAGCACGTCTTGGGGAACAGCTTATTCGAACAGTTGGCAAACCATTTTCTTGTTCTACATGCGGAAAGTGTTTTGCTCTAAAGGCCATTCTTTTTAGACATCAAAAAATTCACTCTTCTGAAAGACCGCTTACCTGTGAAGAATGTGGTAAATCGTTTCCTTATAAATCAAGTCTTCTAGAACATCAGAGATTTCACACGGGTCTGAAGCCGTAttcctgtgcagaatgtgggaagtcATTTACTAGAAAACGTGTTCTTGTTGAACATCAGCtaattcacacaggggaaaagccattcCCATGTTTGGAGTGTGGTAAATTTTATGCACGTAAAAGTCAGCTTGAGATACATCaaagaagtcacacaggggaaagACCGTTTACATGCcaggaatgtggaaaatgttttactcagagatCACATCTTGtcaaacatcaaagaattcataaaggagagaagccatttttatgtttggAATGTGGAAAATGGtttactaagaaatcaaatcttgttgaacatcagaaaATACACACAGGGCAGAATcttttttcatgtccagaatgtgcaAAATGTTTTACTAGAAAATCCGTTCTTGCTGATCATCAGAGAATTCATTCAGGAGAGAAGCCGTTTACATGTGTAgactgtggaaaatgttttaaccAGAAGTCCGCTCTTGTTAGGCATCagaaaatacacacaaaggaGAAGTCCTATTCATGTTTGGAATGTGGGCAGTGTTTTACGTGTAAAATTCAGCTTAAAATACATAAGAGATTGCACACAGGAGAAAAGGTGTTCACCTGTTTGGAATGTGAGAGATGTTTCATTCATCAGTCTGATCTTGTAAGACatgtgagaactcacacaggagagaagatgTCTTCTTATTCAGACCATGTTAAACCAGAAGATAATTTTGATATTATTGAAAGCAGCAACAAAGAGGGGACTTCATTTTCATGTTAA